Proteins from a single region of Drosophila biarmipes strain raj3 chromosome 3R, RU_DBia_V1.1, whole genome shotgun sequence:
- the LOC108030986 gene encoding protein lifeguard 1, translating to MLAVGESARQYGDRGHQAECNPLGRHPAYGSDMDPEGQDKSLGFCNASIRRGFMRKVYLIVVAQLITSLVFIVGFNNDMRVRQMMTENPLFFLSALFTGLAVLLILACNESFRRRTPTNFIFLVAFTIAESILLGVASCRCAPREILLAVVIATAVCLGLAFFALQTRYDFTLMGGMLMSYLLVQLLFWIVTVFAGYGLTTTIYACLSALLFSLYLVYDTHLMMGGRHRCSIGPEEYIFAALNLYTDVINVFMDILKVLGGSD from the coding sequence ATGCTGGCTGTCGGAGAATCAGCTCGGCAGTATGGAGACCGAGGCCACCAGGCGGAGTGCAACCCCCTGGGAAGACATCCGGCTTACGGATCGGACATGGATCCCGAGGGTCAGGACAAGAGCCTGGGGTTCTGCAACGCCAGCATTCGGCGGGGATTCATGCGGAAGGTGTACCTCATCGTGGTGGCGCAACTTATTACTTCGCTGGTGTTCATAGTGGGTTTCAATAACGACATGAGGGTGCGACAGATGATGACTGAGAACCCCTTGTTCTTTCTGAGTGCCCTGTTTACCGGCCTTGCCGTCCTGCTAATTCTGGCCTGCAATGAGAGCTTCCGTCGGCGCACTCCAACGAACTTCATCTTCCTGGTGGCGTTTACCATAGCCGAATCCATTCTGCTGGGAGTGGCCTCATGCCGATGTGCTCCAAGGGAGATTTTACTGGCCGTGGTTATAGCGACGGCAGTTTGCCTGGGACTCGCCTTCTTTGCCCTGCAGACGCGGTATGACTTCACCTTGATGGGTGGCATGCTGATGAGCTACCTCTTGGTCCAGCTGCTCTTCTGGATCGTGACCGTCTTCGCGGGCTACGGTCTCACCACCACCATATACGCCTGCCTGAGTGCCCTGCTCTTCTCCCTCTACCTGGTCTACGACACGCATCTGATGATGGGCGGCAGGCACAGGTGCTCCATCGGTCCCGAGGAGTACATATTCGCCGCTCTCAATCTCTACACGGATGTGATCAACGTTTTTATGGACATTTTGAAGGTTTTGGGCGGATCCGACTAA